CCTGGACCAGATCGAGCTGGAGTCGCGCAGGCAGTTATTGAGTGCCATCACCCCGTTCTGTCCGCCATTaccagaggatgaagaggctcCGAGTGGACCCTTTGTTAAATGGCTGTTCCTCGGTGCGCGCCGGGACGATATCCACGAGTCTCTAAAGAACGCCAGCACGCTTAACTTGGACGACGGTAGTAACTCAACGAAGCAGGACGATGATCTTCGGCTGTACGTCGCTCAGAAGGTCAGAcagattgcggaggaaaggaagtaCAGCAGAGCGCTGGAGTACTTTGTCAAGAGTTTCATAGCCTTTCGAGCGAGGGCGACGTCCAACTACGACTGGGTTAACCTGGTATGTCTGGAGCTAGAGAATGATGAACTAACCCAAGGCTCTGTGAGACGTCGCCTGGAAGAGCTGCCTACAGATCTTTATCCCATGTACGACCACGTTTCCCATCGGGTAGGTGCTAACCCTAATTGACTGGGCCAGAAATTGGACAGTAATTGACGCTATATATAGGTACTGCAGGGCGTAGATATCGACGTCGAATACGCCAAGGAGATTCTACGGTGCCTGCTCCTCGTGCATACGCCTCCAACGCTACAGGAACTGGCAATCCTAGCTGGTCTTCCAGAGACAGACCGGGAGAACCGAACAGAGCTGAAAAAGCACGTTGAGAGATGCGGAGCCCTCGCCAAGATGTTCAAGGACGGTCCAGAGACGAAGGTGCAGCTCAGCCACACGTCTGTCAGAGAGTTCTTGAAGTCCAAGGCCAGCGACTGGCTTTCCATGGGATCCGAGCAGATCCAGCATGGTGTCATTGCCCTGAGGTGTTTCGACTATgtccttgctggtgttgaagcgagggaaggagacgacgaggaagaagctacCGCAGCCGAGGCAgcggacgacgaagacgaagaagataaTTCCGACGCTGAGAGCGAGGACAACGACTTGGAATCAGAGACCGAGtctaatactactaaccCGGGCGCAGAGGCTAAAGCCTTGCTCCGGTATCCTGTCACAGAGTGGATAGAGCACGCGCTACACGCAACAGCAGACATCGTCGATAACCTGGGCGTCGCCGATGTGTTTTGGCTTCTAGGGTCTAAAGAACGCGCAGAGTGGTCTCGAACATATGCCAGCTTCACATCAGCTGCGGCGCAGTCCGGCGATACCCTCGAGTTTGATACCGACTCCACGGCACTGCATATCGCGGCGTACTTCGGCTATTTGCCTCTAGCAGATCTGCTTCTCAGGTCTGACCAACACGATGGGGAGCCTCACGCGTGTGATGGTCAAGGGTTGCAGCCGCTATACTGGGCGTGTCGTAGGGGGCATCTGGATATGGTCCAGCGGCTGTGTGCTGCTGGAGCGGACATCAATTATCGGAGCTCAGAGGAATCGAAAACGGCTCTGCATGCGGCTGTCCTATCAAATAACCCCGAGATAACCTCTTTTGCACTCAGTCATGGCGCATCCGTTGACGTCACCAGCAAGGACGTCGGTTCTCCGCTTTATATGGCCTGCGATGAAGGGTCCCTTGCAATAGTGCAGCAGTTGCTAGAGAGACAAGCCAATCCTAATCTTCTAGGAGGCCCCGAGGTTACAGCACTGAATGCCGCTGCACGGAGCGGCCAGCTGGATGTTGTGAAGATTCTTCTCCAGTATGGCGCGGAGCTAAATCCTAATGTGGATTACCAACGTGGCAATGCACTATGGATGGCGTGCGCTTACGGGGGGAAGGAAACTGCCGAATACTTACTTGGGCAGGGCTGCAACTGGGATAAGCCAGACTCTAAAGACCGCTTGCCGATTGCAATAGCTGCAGAGGAGGGGTATGCCGATATTGTCGTGTTGTTGCTCCAGTACGATCACCGGCCGGAGTCTCATGAGAAAGCCCTGCTCAGCGCTGCAGAAGCGGACGAACCTGATGTGGTTCGCGTTCTGGTACAGCATTGTCCGATGATCTCGCATGGCGATCCCTTTTACGAAGCTGCGAGCAGTGGGTGTACCGAGATTGTCGAGATCTTGACAGCAGACGGGGTGGACCAGGGCGTCTTGGAGAAGTCGCTATATGAAGCAGTGGACTGTCAATATGAGGGAACAGTCCGCGTATTGTTGAATATGGGAATTAATCCCAATTCTGAGGGCCCCGAGTAAGTAATCCCAGCTCATTGATAATGTCATCGGCTGACAGATATAGCTATGGAAATGCTCTTCAGGCCTCTGCGTACGACGGAACAACGAATATCTTGCAAATGCTGCTCCACAAAGGCGCAGATCCGAACCTGGTCTATCCGAACTCGGATTATGGCACGGCGCTTCAAGCTGCATGTTACCAAGGAACCGTCGAAAATGTGAAGATCCTTCTCGACCGCGGGGCTATAGTGAATCCTGATGTCTCCGGCGAGTATGGGACACCACTGACGGCTGCCTGTGCCCAAGGCAATACTGAAATAGTACGActtctcctcgaccatgGTGCCGACCCGAACTGTGAAGGAGGCGAATACGGGTTTGCCATCGTTGCGGCTAGTGAGGGTGGAAACGAGGATATCCTCCGGCTGCTCCTCTCACATGAGGCTAATGTCGATGTCAATGTCAAGAGCCCAAGTGGGGAGACCCCTCTGACAAACGCAGCTTTGGAGCTGCCCTTGTCGTGCCTGGAGCTTCTCGTACAACATGGTGCATGGTTGCATGTCCGGGATGAAGACCAAGACACCGCCCTTACCAACGCTGCTTGCACCggagattcagattcagtgCGTTACCTTCTCGAGCAGGGGTTAGATGTCCAGCATATCGGCAACCGGGGAGGCGCGCTGTATCTCGCAATCGATGGGGGCAAGTCGCTTGAATGCGTTGAGGTCCTGGTAGGGTATCACGTCGACGTCAACCAGCAAGGCGGCCTACTGCATACGCCTCTCCAAGCTGCCGTCCACAACATGGACTTGGACTGCATTCAACTCTTGTTGGATAATCACGCCGATGTAAACCTCACCGGCGGGAAGTATCACActgctcttctcgccgcGGTAGTCGCAGACGATATAGAGCGTGTCCGACTGCTCCTCCAACACGGTGCTGATCCTCTTGAGGCAGGTGGTTACTACGGAAGTGTCCTACATGCGGCGATTTATGCCGATGAGCCTATCGGCATGAtcgaccttctcctggaGCACGGCGCTGACATTAATGCCGTGCATGATCGAGGCACTCCCCTCCAGGTTGCAGCCGCTTATACCACGACAGATGTGACCACCCATCTTCTTGAGAAGGGCGCAGACCCGAACTTGGTTATTGGGAAGCACGGAACTGCCCTACAAGCAGCATGCATACTGCAAGACGATGACGTGGTagatgagcttctcgagtACTCTGCGGATCCCCTTTTGCGAGGTGGGTATTACGGTAGTGGCTTTGCGGCGGCCGCTGCGAATGGGATGGAAGGTTATGTCAAAAGGTGGCTTGAAGATGATCCTGCGGGGGATATTCTTGTCGAAGCATTACACTTTGCGGTGCATTTCCGACAGACAGATATTGTTAAGGTGCTCTTGGACCATGATGTGGATGTCAATGTTAAAAGCCGGCTCTTCGGGTCTGCGATGCTGGCTGTGGAAGCAAAGATCACGGACACAGAGAGGGCCATTCTAGAGGGTGATGAAGACTTTTGGAAggccgatgaggaagatcaggacgaggatgacgaggatgacgacgacgatgaggatgaggatgaagaggaggagcaggaggaggaggaggaggaagatggccAGAGCGAAGGTGacattgatgaggatggcagtgaggacgacgaagcagagaaggaaaTCAGAGCGCTTTTGACACCTTTGACGCAGACAGATACTGTGGAAGACAATGGAGGTCTGCCTTCTAATGTGGAAGACAATAACGGACCTGCTTCTGATGCAAGCTCGGATGAGGGCAGCACCTGGGAGAACCTGAAACAGGGCAAGACAAGTCGATTTGGATTCAGAAACGCACTCAAGAAGAGTATTGCAGATAAAATGGACAGAATGCCTGTGTCATTCTAATGGCAGAAATTGACGTTACGCGGTTCCGAACTACTGGACAGAGTATCTGGTTCCATCTTAGTTAGAGTGTAAATATATCGTCAGTTAGTCTTGGAAGTCCTGTTTCGACACCTGCTATCTTCTATACcttctagaattaaataaatagcGAATGATAAAACAGTAAGTCCGAGTGAATAGCGAGGGACGTCGTATTCAGGCATGCTGGGCCTTAGAGAAGGCTGGTCACAATCACTAGAATATTTCTCAATAGAAACAATGCTGTGCAGTAATTACATTTTCGCAGCTATCTGGGTCGAAACACATGCCACAGTTTCGGTAAAGTGCCGTTGTATGGATTGTGTACAGACATATATTTCTCTTGGTGATATCAGGGGAGGGACAATTAGGGCTTCGGATACAGCAACACTATGGGAGGCCAAACACAAAGTCTGCTTACCATTATACTGCCCACATTCAAAGTATCATGAGAATTAAGAGCATAAATATAATGAACTACTACACGGCAGCCAAGCCTTGATCCGCCAAGGGGAACACAAGGCTTGTCCGACACTGCGGCATTTTATTGGCAGTGACAGGCTGATTGTTGCCGACTGCCGAGCTGTGGCCCACGCGTTAAACGGCAATTTGACAGGAACAGCAATATAGACCCACTGAATCACCAGGTGTGTTCATAATTTATTCACAAACAGACTGTTCGGGCCGCGATCATCACAGAATGATGTGGAGGTCCGGCTGTTcttttcatccttctcctggcCCGGCTGACATTGTCCTTGTGTCATCCCCATCCTGCTGGTCTGTTCTGAACCTTGTTCGACTTCAGCTGTAACCTATCGGACTTTATCCTGGCCAAATGAGCAATCCCAGTCTCCACACAGACGATGCCGACCCAGAGCAGCCGTCGGAAAACTCTCCATCGCATGCTCTAGCCCACCAGCGGAGTCACCACGACACCGAAAATGAGGTCCGCTCCAATGCGCCCACGTCTCTGCTCACCAGCGAGTGCCTGCGGGGAGTTGTCCGCAATGTTCGCGAGCAAACAGGTCGCATCGCCGACATGCTTGGCCGGCCGGCTGCGCAGACCGAGTCCGGCCTGGGTGCGTCCCTCGTAGACCCCGAGAAACTAGGCTCAACAGATGATCACCAGCTAGCTGCTATCTTTCGCCCAGAATCacaggagggggagggcCTGACTGCGTCGCAGTATCAGGAAGCTGTGAAGGCTGAGGCGGAGAGGTTGGTGCAGGGCCTTCAGGGAGGAGCGGCGTCGGTATCGGGATCTGATGCCTCAATGCTTGTTCCGCAGCCTCAGGCTGATGtcgaggctgcggagaatGTGCCCGCGCCGGAGCCTTCGTTGCCTGGGGGTGTGCTATCCGCTTTGCTTCACTTGCGTGGTATGCATTCACGGCAGAATAGTTTGTACTCGGCTGCGGAGTCGGATAGGGAGTCGACGCCGGCGCCCACTCCGTCTGCTGTTCCTGGGAAGAATAAGCCGCGGAAATGGCACAAGAAGCCTAACCAtgcttcgacttcttcacTGGTACGGATGTCGTTGAACATGGGCCAGATCGGTTCTTCCGCCTTGTCGACCCCAGAAACGTCACAAGGAGAGCCAGCTGAGACAGATACAAAAGAGCAAAATGGAGGCAGgaaaaataagaagaagaagaaaggaaggaaaagcGATAAACAAAGCCAAGAGGTCAAATTGACCGTCCACATTGCTGAAATCATCTTCCGACAGCGGTATATCATGCAGCTCTGCAGAGCGTTTATGCGATACGGGGCGCCCACCCATCGCCTAGAGGAGTATATGCAGATGACGGCGCAGGTGCTAGACATCAAGGCACAATTCATGTATCTACCTGGCTGCATGATTATGTCTTTTGACGATCCAGTGACTCGCACTGCGGAGGTGAAACTCATCCGAGCGCCTCAGGGCCTTGATCTCGGACGCCTCGAGGACGTCCATCACTGTTATAAACGGGTTACCCATGATATGGTGGACATGCAGACGGCTATTTCGGAGCTCACATCGTTGATGGATCGCAAACCGCGGTATAACCGGTGGCTGGTAATTCTGCTCTATGGGCTTGGGTCCGCTGCTGTAGGGCCATTTGCGTTCTCTGCGCGGCCTATCGACATGCCTATTATCTTTTTCTTGGGATGCTGCGTAGGGTTTATGCAGCTTGTTCTCGcccctcgctctcctctGTACGCCAATGTCTTTGAAGTTTCTGCAGCAATCTTGGTATCGTTTATCGCGCGTGCATTTGGCAGTATCAGACTCCCTGGCCATACGGATCCTATATTCTGCTACGCCTCAATAACTGAATCATCCATCGCCTTGATTCTTCCCGGCTTCTCTGTCCTGAGTAGCAGTCTGGAATTGcaatcccaccagatgatAGCCGGTTCTATCCGCCTCGTCTACACAATCATCTACTCGCTCTTCCTTGGCTACGGCGTCACCGTGGGCACCACAATCTACGGCGCCATCGATTCAAACGCAACTAGCGACACAACCTGCGCCAGGCAGTCTGTCTGGGGAAGCCCGTATACGGAACATTTCCCCTTTGTGGCAGTCTACTGTCTCATTGCATCGTTGATTAACCAGTCCAAACTCCGCCGCACGCCCGTCATGATTTTAATCGGGACAGCGGGATATGTGACCAACTACTTTAGCACGCAGAGACTGGGTTCTTCCTCTGAGGTCGCGAATACAGTTGGCGCGTTTACGATTGGCCTGCTGGCGAATCTGTATAGTCGCGTTTGGCATGGGAATGCGGTTAGTTCGACGATTCCGGGGATCTTTACGCTTGTGCCATCGGGAATGGCGTCGTCGGGATCGATATTGTCGGCGATTGAGTATTCGGATTCTGTGAAGAATGGGACGGCGAATACCTCTGGGGGTAGCTCAGGGAGttccttgacgagcttgGGGTTCGGTATGATCCAGACGGCGATTGGGATTACGGTGGGATTGTTTGTGTCTGCGCTGATTGTGTATCCgcatgggaagaagaggagtgGGCTGTTTTCGTTGTAGGATATTTCATTAAAACGGGCATTATAGATTCATTTACTGCATTTAGACGCATAGCAAGCGTTGTTTACACACTCAGACAGGGGTATATCAGGAACGAGTAGCGCCATATTGCGTGACTATCACGCTTATCTCCAGCCTTTCTACCCACATCAGCCAAAAATTGGGAGGCCGAAGCTTAGCACGGTCAAGCCTTCTCCAAGCGACGTCGCATTGCTTATCGTCTGCTGCAGGCTCCACGATGGTCCCATTGGCGAAGTCTCGCCGCCATCCCTGATCAACGCGGAGATCGTAACTCCTTCTGTGTCCCAACCCCGCGCGAGATGTCGGTGGCTTGCTTAGATCGCTGCCCGCTGTAACCTCAATCAATCATCCGGGCCCTCCGTATACAAGCGCCCCTATCCGGCTGGTCGAATGACCAATCGTGGCTGCTTTGGTCGGATGATGCTGCAATTCGCAGTCTAGATAGCGATCAAACTCCACTCGGAGTCCTGCAATTACGTATAAAGCCAGTCTCCGCACAGGATGGAGAAATCGAATTGTCTGACTGAATTGAATTCATCGGCGAGTTGGGGTCCCtttggttttgttgttgttaacCATGCGACTTAATTTATTGTATACGGCTGCGGCTCTCTCGCTGTGCGCTGGCAACGTATCGGCCACCTCCCATGGTCGATTCGGCCAGAGGGCTCGCGACTCCTTGAATTTGGCGAAACGGGGCGCGCAGACCGCTACTGAGTCGAACAGCGCTGCAAAGGAGGATTTCCGTTTCTTGAACAAGCAGACCCAGCGTATGATAGCCAGTCCGCCTCGGGGACCAAGCAGCTAACATAGCCCTGATAGCCTACCTCGTCGACAAGCTCCCCGATGTCAACTACGATATCGGTGAAATCTATTCTGGATCGGTGCCGATTGATGAGAAGAATGACTCGCGAtcgcttttcttcatcttccagccGAAGCTTGGGGAGCCTGTGGACGAAGTTACGATCTGGCTTAATGGCGGCCCTGGATGCAGTTCTCTCGAGGGTTTCTTCCAGGAAAATGGTCGGTTCCTGTGGCATCCTGGTACTCTGGCGCCGGTTGAGAATCCTTATTCCTGGGTGAACCTCACAAATATGCTATGGTATGAGCTTTTGTGCCAGTGATCTGGGTAAATGCTGACATTGTTGATATAGGGTTGACCAACCCGTTGGAACTGGGTTTAGCACCGGTACACCGACTGCAGTTTCCCAGGAAGAGACGGCAGAAGACTTTGTcaagttcttcaagaatTTCCAACAGGAGTTCGGAATCAAGAACTTCAAAATCTATGTCACCGGGGAGAGTTATGCGGGTCGTTATGTGCCCTACATTTCAGCCGCGATTCTTGACCAGAAGGACAAGGAATTCTACGACCTCGCAGGTGAGATCCACTTACCACAAATTGCGTGGGTCTGCAGACTAAACATGTTACAGGAGCCCTCGTGTACGACCCCTGCATCGGCCAATTCGACTACGTCCAGCAAGCAGCCCCTGCCGTCCCCTTCGTGGTCGAAAACgccaacttcttcaacttcaaccagTCTTTCCTCGAAGAGCTAGAGACACTACACGACAAATGTGGCTACAAGGACTTTATCGACGAATATCTCGTCTTCCCTCCATCCGGAGTGCAGCCACAAAAGCAATTCCTAGACGGCGAGTGTGACGTGTTCGATCTCATCAATAACGAGGCATTTGCTACGAATACCTGTTTTGATATTTACGAGATTAACCTCATGTGTCCTCTGACGTGGGATGTGCTAGCGTTCCCTACTGAATTGACATACCTACCTCAGGGCGGAACGGTGTACTTTGACCGCGAGGATGTCAAGAAGGCACTACATGCTCCGGAATCAGTCGAATGGTCCATCTGCTCCAACGAGAACGTGTTCGTAGGAGGAAAGGCCGGAccagagggagaaggcgaCGCATCAGCAAATCCCATCGAGAAGGTCCTCCCCCAGGTCATTGAAGCGACCAACCGCGTCCTCATCAGCAACGGCGACTACGATATGATCATCATCACGAACGGGACTCTGCTTTCTATCCAGAACATGACCTGGAATGGAGACCTGGGTTTCCAACAGGAGCCGAACGCAACAATCTACATTGACCTTCCTGATCTGCAGTGGGCGGCTGTTCGTGAGGATAATGGTCTTGCTGTTGATCAGCCTCAAGGGACTATGGGAATTCAGCACTTTGAGCGTGGTTTGCTGTGGGCGGAAACCTTCCAGAGTGGACATATGCAGCCAGAGTATCAGCCTAGAGTCACGTACCGCCATTTGGAATGGTTGCTTGGGCGGATTGAGAAGCTGTAAAAAATGACGAGGACTCTCTACATGAACAGTATATACTCTAGGTATATATTGGAATACGAGATACCCCGGATGATAGTTTCAAACAGGTGATATGAGCATGCAGTCGGCATAACGCCTCTAACGGTATTCTCACTCATATcctttaaatattattatatgaCAAGcataaaaatttatttactaaagGACAGTAGTAGTTAGTATCCTCTGtctctttataatatatacctatattatattatcgGAATTACTAACAATACTCTCTATATatctctcctctccaaccaccGCCCATCCCACCAAATCGAGGGCCCCCGagtcccatcccatccatcccttTTATATCAATTATTTCCGGGCCCATCGAGGCCCGGGACACCATCCTGACTCTGCGCAACGATCGAGCCGCTCACGGTGGAGACTTTAATTTCGAACGAGACCGTACTCCGATGTATGTCCTACGCTCCTGGGTAACTTCTGGGTCCACTATGTCATCGCCGAGTCTTTCCTTCGCAACATTTTCCCCGGGAACTTGCTGTATTTGCAGCCCCGGCTTTTCGTATCCGTATGAGAACAATAGAGTAACCGAACAGTAGGACCTCAGGGCCTCAGGACCGGAGGTGTGTGGGTTGTGTGTATGGTAACTTATAGCACGGTAGTGGAACCTCGCGGACACTCACACGCTGTAGATAGGGGTATTACAAGCGGTTAGAGTATCATGTATGAGACTCGTGAATAAGTTTTGAGATTCAAGCATCAAAAGTATGACAAATTCTATTGCCGAATGGTACATTCAATCAGCCCAGTCGGGTATCCTAGCCATGTCAGCGCGCAACCTATTAAGGTAGTCTATTCGATCGGCTGTGTATTCACTCTGATACGTTACCTATAAAATTTACTTGTGTCTGTACTAACATATAACTGAACCTAGAGCTCTCTGGAGTCAGTAATGATCAATTGTAGCTGCTTGTCTAAGCCGGCACACTGGCAATCTATCCAATCGAGCTTGACATACTAATCACCATGATTGGGAATAATGCCAGTAATTGCGAAGTCATGTGACAGTATAAAACAAAAATGCTGATAACAACTTCTCAGGTTTGCAGGttttaaagctatatttgCTCTTAAGAATGTATAAAAGACAGTTCACGTGATAAAAAAAGTCACAAGTCTTCACACACCAACACGAGAATAACATAAAAGCGAACTAAAATATGAAAGGCTCTTTAAAAAGGAATGCCCCTAATAATGAACAGTTCTATTACAACCCAGCCTTGCAATACTATCCAAAGTGGACAGTCGAGGTAGCGGGACCTATGTGCCAGACAACCTTAGAAATACCAGAGTCGACACTTATTTTGTTAAGCCGACCACGTAGTAGTTGAAGTTGCACTCGCTGTCATCAGTCACTTCGGATGTGCTGCTAGCTCCCATAACCACGTTTCCATCTGTATCCAGAAGATTCACGGTCTGGTTTCCAACAACCATATCAGTAACTGCTGCGTAGTTCAATCCAGGGTGAAGCTGGATGGTGGTCAATACATTCCCACCACTGGAGACCTGGGCCTGCATGCCCTCACTGGAGGAGGGAAGGACAATGGCAAAATTAACTGCGTCAAGCGCGGCATCTGCGTTTCGCGGTGGGTTGTCGACGCAATGCTTGAGCATGCCTCTGTACCACATTACTCCAATAGGGTCATCTGCCGGAGGCTGCATCCGATCAGCCGTTACCCCGGACTTATACGCATTGATGAACGATGTAACCAGGGGCTGCCATGCGTAGTGTGGCCATTGATCGTTATTAGCGTAGGTGAGGATAGTAGGGTCATAGCCGTCCTCCCACACGTTCCCGATATAATGGCTCTCGCCTGCATCATTCTGTTCAAGGACCCAGGTGTCAGCCTGAGTAGTGGTATAGTAGAGGGAAACTTACTTACCCAAGTAATAAACTCTGCGAAGTCGGGCTTGATCTCGAGGATCTGTGTCATGCGCCGAGGGAGGTTTACTTCACCAACGCGGTACCAGGTGCTCCCCTGGAGATTTTTATATTGAAGTGGTGATATACCTGCAGATACGAGG
This is a stretch of genomic DNA from Aspergillus puulaauensis MK2 DNA, chromosome 8, nearly complete sequence. It encodes these proteins:
- a CDS encoding threonine/serine exporter family protein (COG:S;~EggNog:ENOG410Q1QG;~InterPro:IPR024528,IPR010619;~PFAM:PF06738,PF12821;~TransMembrane:8 (i407-426o432-449i456-476o496-514i526-550o570-588i595-612o697-720i)), whose amino-acid sequence is MSNPSLHTDDADPEQPSENSPSHALAHQRSHHDTENEVRSNAPTSLLTSECLRGVVRNVREQTGRIADMLGRPAAQTESGLGASLVDPEKLGSTDDHQLAAIFRPESQEGEGLTASQYQEAVKAEAERLVQGLQGGAASVSGSDASMLVPQPQADVEAAENVPAPEPSLPGGVLSALLHLRGMHSRQNSLYSAAESDRESTPAPTPSAVPGKNKPRKWHKKPNHASTSSLVRMSLNMGQIGSSALSTPETSQGEPAETDTKEQNGGRKNKKKKKGRKSDKQSQEVKLTVHIAEIIFRQRYIMQLCRAFMRYGAPTHRLEEYMQMTAQVLDIKAQFMYLPGCMIMSFDDPVTRTAEVKLIRAPQGLDLGRLEDVHHCYKRVTHDMVDMQTAISELTSLMDRKPRYNRWLVILLYGLGSAAVGPFAFSARPIDMPIIFFLGCCVGFMQLVLAPRSPLYANVFEVSAAILVSFIARAFGSIRLPGHTDPIFCYASITESSIALILPGFSVLSSSLELQSHQMIAGSIRLVYTIIYSLFLGYGVTVGTTIYGAIDSNATSDTTCARQSVWGSPYTEHFPFVAVYCLIASLINQSKLRRTPVMILIGTAGYVTNYFSTQRLGSSSEVANTVGAFTIGLLANLYSRVWHGNAVSSTIPGIFTLVPSGMASSGSILSAIEYSDSVKNGTANTSGGSSGSSLTSLGFGMIQTAIGITVGLFVSALIVYPHGKKRSGLFSL
- the sxa2 gene encoding putative pheromone processing carboxypeptidase (Sxa2) (COG:E,O;~EggNog:ENOG410Q1SM;~InterPro:IPR018202,IPR001563,IPR033124,IPR029058;~MEROPS:MER0002512;~PFAM:PF00450;~SECRETED:SignalP(1-21);~go_function: GO:0004185 - serine-type carboxypeptidase activity [Evidence IEA];~go_process: GO:0006508 - proteolysis [Evidence IEA]); translated protein: MRLNLLYTAAALSLCAGNVSATSHGRFGQRARDSLNLAKRGAQTATESNSAAKEDFRFLNKQTQPYLVDKLPDVNYDIGEIYSGSVPIDEKNDSRSLFFIFQPKLGEPVDEVTIWLNGGPGCSSLEGFFQENGRFLWHPGTLAPVENPYSWVNLTNMLWVDQPVGTGFSTGTPTAVSQEETAEDFVKFFKNFQQEFGIKNFKIYVTGESYAGRYVPYISAAILDQKDKEFYDLAGALVYDPCIGQFDYVQQAAPAVPFVVENANFFNFNQSFLEELETLHDKCGYKDFIDEYLVFPPSGVQPQKQFLDGECDVFDLINNEAFATNTCFDIYEINLMCPLTWDVLAFPTELTYLPQGGTVYFDREDVKKALHAPESVEWSICSNENVFVGGKAGPEGEGDASANPIEKVLPQVIEATNRVLISNGDYDMIIITNGTLLSIQNMTWNGDLGFQQEPNATIYIDLPDLQWAAVREDNGLAVDQPQGTMGIQHFERGLLWAETFQSGHMQPEYQPRVTYRHLEWLLGRIEKL
- a CDS encoding uncharacterized protein (COG:M;~EggNog:ENOG410PPCX;~InterPro:IPR002110,IPR036770,IPR029058,IPR007751, IPR020683;~PFAM:PF13857,PF12796,PF00023,PF13637,PF12697, PF13606;~go_function: GO:0005515 - protein binding [Evidence IEA]), whose product is MATIPPEPAANKKKHSKFDKQSITQGLNQLHAPKDYDADLKCVDIIAVPGLGSDMTHTWMCKGVHWLRDELMLPKAIPKARILVYGYRSQWFGPDAADIRLSNIGRDLVEAIKVDRRESKNKKRPIIFVGHSLGGLVVSKAVTVAKRESERFKGVIDCITSCVFLSTPFRGSEAQPWAKLIGRVGNVLGQAKYTSLLGTLKSGSTELDDLRDEFLTDVGSTRIDVECYFELERTNGVVIADEKVSTFDGMPRHPWARTHSEMNKFEGPKDNNYRQLSASLKDMSLQSFKKIKLRDDALKQEIVNDVRVDRILDGLELINPRRDLETIRRVSGLVKGVSPSSWIQDSEQYVQWCNEASSSSLWICGSAGKGKTMAAMAIVDELGQRCQDTSGASVLGHFFCDDHDKDKSKALNVLKSLAGQLLKARKDLAQHFFGEDIATRSGEQKSDVEYEFSSLPDLWKCLQQALSDPSLGTVFFVVNNLDQIELESRRQLLSAITPFCPPLPEDEEAPSGPFVKWLFLGARRDDIHESLKNASTLNLDDGSNSTKQDDDLRLYVAQKVRQIAEERKYSRALEYFVKSFIAFRARATSNYDWVNLVCLELENDELTQGSVRRRLEELPTDLYPMYDHVSHRVLQGVDIDVEYAKEILRCLLLVHTPPTLQELAILAGLPETDRENRTELKKHVERCGALAKMFKDGPETKVQLSHTSVREFLKSKASDWLSMGSEQIQHGVIALRCFDYVLAGVEAREGDDEEEATAAEAADDEDEEDNSDAESEDNDLESETESNTTNPGAEAKALLRYPVTEWIEHALHATADIVDNLGVADVFWLLGSKERAEWSRTYASFTSAAAQSGDTLEFDTDSTALHIAAYFGYLPLADLLLRSDQHDGEPHACDGQGLQPLYWACRRGHLDMVQRLCAAGADINYRSSEESKTALHAAVLSNNPEITSFALSHGASVDVTSKDVGSPLYMACDEGSLAIVQQLLERQANPNLLGGPEVTALNAAARSGQLDVVKILLQYGAELNPNVDYQRGNALWMACAYGGKETAEYLLGQGCNWDKPDSKDRLPIAIAAEEGYADIVVLLLQYDHRPESHEKALLSAAEADEPDVVRVLVQHCPMISHGDPFYEAASSGCTEIVEILTADGVDQGVLEKSLYEAVDCQYEGTVRVLLNMGINPNSEGPDYGNALQASAYDGTTNILQMLLHKGADPNLVYPNSDYGTALQAACYQGTVENVKILLDRGAIVNPDVSGEYGTPLTAACAQGNTEIVRLLLDHGADPNCEGGEYGFAIVAASEGGNEDILRLLLSHEANVDVNVKSPSGETPLTNAALELPLSCLELLVQHGAWLHVRDEDQDTALTNAACTGDSDSVRYLLEQGLDVQHIGNRGGALYLAIDGGKSLECVEVLVGYHVDVNQQGGLLHTPLQAAVHNMDLDCIQLLLDNHADVNLTGGKYHTALLAAVVADDIERVRLLLQHGADPLEAGGYYGSVLHAAIYADEPIGMIDLLLEHGADINAVHDRGTPLQVAAAYTTTDVTTHLLEKGADPNLVIGKHGTALQAACILQDDDVVDELLEYSADPLLRGGYYGSGFAAAAANGMEGYVKRWLEDDPAGDILVEALHFAVHFRQTDIVKVLLDHDVDVNVKSRLFGSAMLAVEAKITDTERAILEGDEDFWKADEEDQDEDDEDDDDDEDEDEEEEQEEEEEEDGQSEGDIDEDGSEDDEAEKEIRALLTPLTQTDTVEDNGGLPSNVEDNNGPASDASSDEGSTWENLKQGKTSRFGFRNALKKSIADKMDRMPVSF